Genomic DNA from Mixophyes fleayi isolate aMixFle1 chromosome 7, aMixFle1.hap1, whole genome shotgun sequence:
ccaaaaccaaaaccaaaacacgcaatggcggttttgcaaaaccaaaaccaaaaccaaaacacaacggtaatccagatccaaaaccgaatccaaaaccaaaacacgggggtcagtgaccatctctagttctgtAGCTGACCAAGAAGGGGGGAACACGACGGACCTCTGTTTTGTAACCTGTTCTGACAATGTCCAGAACCCATTGATCTTCAATAGTATTTGTCCATCCCTCTACATGCTGCATGATCCTGCCGCCCACAGGTGAAGTCTGAGCCAGTCATTGAGGGGTCTTTTGGGCGGATCTCCCATCTTTAAGCCTGAACACCTGGAAGGGCTATTTGGATACAGTGATACCAATTTGTTTGGGAATTGTCTCTTCTTACATCGTCGTAGTGTTGGCAGGACGGCAAGGAAGAGAAATACGTCACCTCCCATCCTGTGGCAGGCGGTTATATTTACCCTCAGAGAACTTCTGGATCATGGTGTCCTGTCTATTAACTCAAGCACAGCAATGTACCAGCCGCAGCAGAAAATCTACAACTTCACACTAACAGCCAACTTCTATGTAATCTCTATGTCATTATATACCTCATTGTGATTCTAGCTACTCCTTAAACTCTATTATGGTGAGAGCAGAAACCAGCAGCTTCTTAGGAGGTGCACAAAGACTAAACATGATAGAATATAAGTATGCATTAAAATGTCGATGTTTCATATATTAAAGCAGCCAAATCATTGGAAGTAGTGAAAGGTACAGAGTCATATCGTGTCTTTAAAAATTTACTTTGCTCTGGATATTACATTTTTGGATATTTCTAGATAACATTTATAGAGAGGAATGCATGTAAGGTAACATGGGTATCCAGCCCTTTAGAAGAGGACTAATCCAGAACTACCGGTGTTATGACAGCGCCCCCATTCGTACACCCTCATTGATATACCTGTTAGTAACATATTTCTGGAGATATTTATTCATTCTTTGATTTATGGAATTAGCAGTTACACCACTTACAGATCTTATTTCTAGGCAAGTCTTATACATGAAGTGACAAAAAGTAACTAAGGGGTAAATGGAAGAAGAGTTAAGGAGCCAAATGCTGGCAAAATGCACTTTCACCGCTGTTtcttatttaacaaagggttaacgTTACCGGACCTTAACCATAGACCTGTATGGTGACCAGTTCATTAGTTATGTTCTGTACAACTCTGCAGTTTTCTATTTTACCATGACCAACATCGCCATCTGCTGGGTGACCCGAGTCATAGCGCTGACAAGCAGATGAACACTTGATAGTTGGCAATTATCTACTTTCTAGAGCAACAATAAAGTGTTTTAACCAAGCGGATATAATATCAGGAAACACAAAGAACAGAATCCCCCAATATACTCACTGCTCCCACAAGAGCTCGTCCCTTCACCAAATCCACAATTTGCAGAGCGATCTCTTCCCCGCAGCGATTCTGAGCTTCATGCGTGCTGGCCCCCAGGTGGGGGAGGCTGATCACTAGAGGGTGGTCGACCAGAGCCCGATCCCGTGGAGGTTCCTGAATAAAAGACGTCCTCATTTAGGAATATCTTATACATCTCATACCCCCCAATTGACCCTCGCACCTCTCTCAGGAACATCTCATCCCGTGTTCTGCAGCCTCACCCTCCCTCCAATAAGTGAATCCAAGTGAGGCTTACCACCCATCAGGAAGTGACCTCTTCAGTGACAAACAGGTCCACCATCCACCTCAAATGTCCACTACCCACCTGACAAGTCCACTACCTACCTCCTAGGCCCACCACCCCTCATACAGGTCAACTCACTTGTATCAGGAAGGACCCACCACTAGACTACATAATAATGGATAGAAGAGACCCTAAAAGAAGTTCTCTCAGCCAAGGTGGCCCAGAAAGGTGAAAAGCAGGGAGTTTGCCGTTTATTTGGAGAAGACAGAATGTAAGATATGCTTACAGGTCTTAACTTAAACTCACAGTCCTCacctatatcatacttaccaactcccggaagattgtttccgggagagggggcgtgactggagggtgggagggggcaggacgaggccaatcgcgtcattttgcccccccccccccgcgaaaccgtaattcacgtcgcggggggcgggccaaaatgacgcaattggcctcgccccgccccctccaaaatggcatgactttccgggagagttggcaagtatgacctatatGTAGTGCAGACATCAGCCAATTCCTAAATTTGAGCTTACATAAGCGATGACCATAAATCTAACCTGACCTCAGTACTAACAGAAGGAGAACACCCAGCACACTCCTGTCCTTGTTGTGTATAGTAACAAGTTACCCTTATGTATGTGAGATGGTCCATATCGGTCATCTCTACCAGGGGCCACATTAAGGCCATTCCCTGGGAGTCTGAGAAGAGACACAGTGTTTGTCATTGTCGGATTACCTCTGTGAAGACATCCAGCCCAGCACCTCCGCACTGCCCACTCTCCAGTGCCCGCAGCAAGGCCGATTCATCTATGATTCCCCCTCGGGCACAGTTTATAACCTGAACTCCACGTTTACACTTTGAGAATGCGGCATCATTTATCAGACCTAGGGAGAGACAACACTGATTATACCTGTGGTGGAGGGCAGGTGTGTACAGTGCCGTGTATAACTGTGGTGGAGGGCaggtgtgtacagtgctgtgtataccTGGGGTGGAGGGCaggtgtgtacagtgctgtgtataccTGGGGTGGAGGGCaggtgtgtacagtgctgtgtatacctgtggtggagggcagaagaggggtgtATACAGTGCTGTGTATACCTGTGGTGGAGGGCAGGTGTGTATAGTGCCGTGTATACCTGTGGTGGAGGGCAGGTGTGTACAGTGCCATGTATACATGTGgtggagggcagaagaggggtgtGTACAGAGCCGTGTATAcctgtggtggagggcagaagaggggtgtgtacagtgctgtgtataccTGTGGTGGAAGGCAGAAGAGgggtgtgtacagtgctgtgtataccTGTGGTGGAAGGCAGAAGAGgggtgtgtacagtgctgtgtataccTGTGGTGGAAGGCAGAAGAGgggtgtgtacagtgctgtgtataccTGTGGTGGAAGGCAGAAGAGgggtgtgtacagtgctgtgtataccTGTGGTGGAAGGCAGAAGAGgggtgtgtacagtgctgtgtataccTGTGGTGGAAGGCAGAAGAGgggtgtgtacagtgctgtgtatacctgtggtggagggcagaagaggggtgtgtacagtgctgtgtatacctgtggtggagggcagaagaggggtgtgtacagtgctgtgtatacctgtggtggagggcagaagaggggtgtgtacagtgctgtgtatacctgtggtggagggcagaagagggctgtgtacagtgctgtgtataccTGTGGTGGAAGGCAGAAGAGgggtgtgtacagtgctgtgtatacctgtggtggagggcagaagaggggtgtgtacagtgctgtgtatacctgtggtggagggcagaagagggctgtgtacagtgctgtgtataccTGTGGTGGAAGGCAGAAGAGgggtgtgtacagtgctgtgtatacctgtggtggagggcagaagaggggtgtgtacagtgctgtgtataccTGTGGTGGAAGGCAGAAGAGgggtgtgtacagtgctgtgtataccTGTGGTGGAAGGCAGAAGAGgggtgtgtacagtgctgtgtataccTGTGGTGGAAGGCAGAAGAGgggtgtgtacagtgctgtgtataccTGTGGTGGAAGGCAGAAGAGgggtgtgtacagtgctgtgtataccTGTGGTGGAAGGCAGAAGAGgggtgtgtacagtgctgtgtataccTGTGGTGGAAGGCAGAAGAGgggtgtgtacagtgctgtgtataccTGTGGTGGAAGGCAGAAGAGgggtgtgtacagtgctgtgtataccTGTGGTGGAAGGCAGAAGAGgggtgtgtacagtgctgtgtataccTATGGTGGAAGGCAGAAGAGaggtgtgtacagtgctgtgtataccTGTGGTGGAAGGCAGAAGAGgggtgtgtacagtgctgtgtatacctgtggtggagggcagaagaggggtgtgtacagtgctgtgtataccTGTGGTGGAAGGCAGAAGAGgggtgtgtacagtgctgtgtataccTGTGGTGGAAGGCAGAAGAGgggtgtgtacagtgctgtgtataccTGTGGTGGAAGGCAGAAGAGgggtgtgtacagtgctgtgtataccTGTGGTGGAAGGCAGAAGAGgggtgtgtacagtgctgtgtataccTGTGGTGGAAGGCAGAAGAGgggtgtgtacagtgctgtgtataccTATGGTGGAAGGCAGAAGAGgggtgtgtacagtgctgtgtataccTGTGGTGGAAGGCAGAAGAGgggtgtgtacagtgctgtgtatacctgtggtggagggcagaagaggggtgtgtacagtgctgtgtataccTGTGGTGGAAGGCAGAAGAGgggtgtgtacagtgctgtgtatacctgtggtggagggcagaagaggggtgtgtacagtgctgtgtataccTGTGGTGGAAGGCAGAAGAGgggtgtgtacagtgctgtgtataccTGTGGTGGAAGGCAGAAGAGgggtgtgtacagtgctgtgtatacctgtggtggagggcagaagaggggtgtGTACAGTGATATAATCGCACTGTTCCCAAATTTCTTCTAGTAGAAGTTGTTCAACACCAAACTCCGCTGTCACTTCTGGGGGAATCACGGGGTCATAACCGATGGTCTGTGGGGACAGAGTGGAGGGAACAGTGGGTGGAACGGAGAGATCATTGGATTAGGAGACAGGATAAGCAGGTTGTATAGAAATACATTAGAAAGGTCATGTGACACAGAGCGAGGGCGGAGCTAGGGGCGATGGAACGTTATATTCAGGACACCAGTCACCTGACTTACTCATGTTAGTGGGCAACACAGTAAACGCTGCCCATGTACATCACTGTGTCATCCTCCACATTCAGTCTGTAATATGCAGATACAGCACAGCTCCAATTCCTGCttcatcatctcccgcttggactactgtaactccctgcttactggtcttccccggacagactctcacccctacaatctattttgactGCTAGATTGGATTTCCGTGCAGAATATTCTTCTAGTGCTTCTTCTCTGTGTCAGTCTATATATCGGTTTTATTTTACCAAATcacatataaaatacttctactaacatacagggTCATGGACGGCCCTGCACCAACGTACATCTCCTTTCTTGTCTCAAAGAAAGACATccccgctctgcacaagatctacgtctgtCATCCACACATCgcctgctcccattcctggttacaggactgttCCCAGGAATCGCCTCCTTCGTGCAACAAGACTTTCTCCAGCTACAAACTTTCCAGTGTTCCCCGAAATCTCATCTCTTCAAGCAACTTATTCCCAAACTtccctctcaccccccctctctctataACCCAATTACCCCTCCTCGCTGCAGTTCACATTTATTCTCTTCTAGACTCAATTAACCCTCTGATCACGGACATAATACATCACAGAGCTGGAGAGGAGTATGGAGCAGTGACTGGCGCAGGAGAATAGGAGCAGGGACACAGAGAATAAAGAATTTGGGGTTCCTCACCCTCATTTGGAAGGACTGCATCCTTACAGCCACTTCCTTCCCAATCCGACCCAGGCCCAGGATTCCTAAGGTCTTCCCATGCAGCTCCGAACCCATATACTGGAGGCGACAGGAGGAATATTGTCATTAGTACTTGTAATACTCTTATCTTCCAATACTTCAGCCTTATAATACCACTGTTCATTATCAGGACTCGCTTTTATTATATCAGGCAAATGCATTATGGGTAGTCGGACATCTAGCTGTGGAACAGGCTCCTATTACTATACTGTATGTCAGACTATCTATAGATAGATTGTGAGCAGTATGGTTCACACCTTCTTGCGGTCCCATTTCCCCTGCTTCATGGATGATGCCGCTTGAGGAATCTGTCTGAAAAGAGAGAGGACGGAGGGTTAAATAAGATCAACCCTCAATCACCCCCCACCCCCGGCTCTTCCACCTACCTGGAGAGGCTGAGAATGAGTCCACAGGTCAGTTCGGCTGCACTGATACTGTTCCCGGTAGGAGTGCTGGAGGAGAGATGAGGGGTCAGTAAGGAGTTATATGGGGTATAGAAGATGATGGCTGCACGTGGAGGAGGTGGAGACGCCAATACATGGTCAATAGGGCGTAATGAGACAACCTGGATGAATGTGGAACAATAGACCAGAGCAGGTAAAATAACCAAGAGGATGTCACACAGTGACCGAAGAGCTGGACAAGGGAAGGGACCCGTCTACATCATGTAATATGTATGTGAGAGGGCTGCTCTCTGCAAGACCTTATTCACCAACCATACACACCGTCACCCGCGCTTCTAGGAGAGTAACGAATATCCAGTTTATTGTCACAAAATTACCAAGAAGCTTTAAAAATAGTACTTCATTATGTGCACTAAACCCCTTCCGCGCCCCCAAACCCCGTCCACGTCCGACAGACACCCAACACTTGGTGACAGGTGTAATAGAGAAGACAATGTCCCCCCCATTAGCACAATGTAACACGGATTGTCCCCACAGAAGGGGCTAGTGGATCATATGATGCTCCCTCATTTACTTCATAACGATGATGCCATTCTTGGTGGCAGAGTCCACATCCACATTGTCTACTCCAGTTCCTGCTCGTCCCACCACCTTCAGCCTGGTAGCTGCAGTCAGAACATCCGAGGAGACCTTCGTGGCTGAACGTACAATGAGGCCGTCATAGTCCTGCAGGGACAGAGAACACATTTAGGGTCATTGGTTAATGAGGCCAATCACCTTACATAACAGACTGTAAGAGGGACACACGTCGCCACCAGGTCACAGAGTAGAAGATAAATACTGTGACAAGACCATTGCATGAGATGAGTTTTACTGACCGTAGTCCATTCATCATGGAACAGATGGAGATGTGAGAAGTGTTAGCAGTATAGCTGTAATACCTTTAAATAGGCTTCTACATTCAAAGGTACAGGCCCACCATCGCCAGCGAACACTAGCACATTGGCAACGGAAGTTATACTCTGtggtaaccctttcatgtattgGGAGAAAGGAATCGCCATTTAATAAACCAGCTTCTAATTCTCAAGTATATGGCTTTATTAGGTGCAGTACCACTGTCTGCCACCAGGTGTTGTAGCAAAGGAATTCCCACTTCCCTCTTTTCCCAACAGGCGGGTGGGAAAGTAAGATCACAACCCCAAACACCAATGTGCAATGGCAATACTCTGtgtataactgcacagtaccacttctcttgtactgtatactgagtgtaatctctgtatatatgtataactgcacagtaccacttctcttgtactGTATACTGAGTGTAatctttgtatatatgtataactgcacagtaccacttctcttgtactgtatactgagtgtaatctctgtatatatatatatatatatatatatatatatatatatatatatatatatatatatatatatatatctgcacagaaccacttctcttgtactgtatactgagtgtaatctctgtatatatgtataactgcacagtaccacttctcttgtactgtatactgagtgtaatctctgtatatatgtataactgcacagtaccacttctcttgtactgtatactgagtgtaatctctgtatatatgtataactgcacagt
This window encodes:
- the PHGDH gene encoding D-3-phosphoglycerate dehydrogenase, with the protein product MAFCEIRRVLISDSLAPACAQILHSQGDIEVTECPGLTPQELISKIPDYDGLIVRSATKVSSDVLTAATRLKVVGRAGTGVDNVDVDSATKNGIIVMNTPTGNSISAAELTCGLILSLSRQIPQAASSMKQGKWDRKKYMGSELHGKTLGILGLGRIGKEVAVRMQSFQMRTIGYDPVIPPEVTAEFGVEQLLLEEIWEQCDYITVHTPLLPSTTGLINDAAFSKCKRGVQVINCARGGIIDESALLRALESGQCGGAGLDVFTEEPPRDRALVDHPLVISLPHLGASTHEAQNRCGEEIALQIVDLVKGRALVGAVNAPSLSKAFSPQTKPWIKLGEALGTVLFHLLPKISGEIRVTTTGDSLKNSGSFLCSAVAIGLLQSTEMKVNLVNSCLFANEVGIQMTSQHSVESVETRLEVSTEGLHLVGALSGSTPCLIQIGPSHFRSPVSLSGTVLLWAGETNIPKLLGVLSAAGSNLQTFHSSGGYSVAGISAPLSDPSPLGSCRQITL